One Paralysiella testudinis genomic window, CAGCGCCAACAACTTCCGCTTAAGCTACGACAACAGCGACAGCATGGCCGCCAAAATCAACAAAATCGCCACCCGCATCTACGGCGCCGCCAAAGTCAGCTTCACCCCGCAAGCGCTGGCCGATATGGACAAACTGGCCGAAATCGGCTTAGGCCACCTACCGGTGTGCATGGCCAAAACCCAATATTCCTTTAGCGATGACGCCACCCAACTCGGTGCACCCAGCGGCTTCACCCTGCATGTGCGCGCCGTGGAAGTGGCCGCCGGTGCCGGTTTTGCCATCGCCCTGTGCGGCAACATCATGCGCATGCCCGGCCTGCCCAAAACCCCAGCGGCAGAAAACATCGACATCGACGAACACGGCCAAATCCACGGCCTGTTTTAAGCGGCCACTGACTAAACCAAGTTGTCGCTGCTAAATATCGGAATGTAACCTAGCCCAACTAGGCGCACACCGCCCTTTTTTGCTATAATGCGCCCGCTTCTGTACGCGCCCATCGTCTAGAGGCCTAGGACACTGCCCTTTCACGGCGGCAACCGGGGTTCGAATCCCCGTGGGCGTGCCAATAAAAAAGCTCGGTTTTGCAAAGCCGGGTTTTTGGTTTAATGAATCATCCCGATACAACAAGGCTGCCTGAAAGCGCAATTAAAACGCTTTCAGGCAGCCTTTTACTTTATTTCTCCTCAACCTCAACCGCAAGCCGACGTTTGGCCGGGCACAATATGCCAAATGGCCTGACCTTGGTATTCGAATACCGGCGCTTGGCTTTGCAACAGCGGATATTGCTCGGCAGTGCTTTGGCCAGCAATCAGCCATTTGGGCGCGCCGGTGCAAACGGCGGGCAATAATTGCGCCGGTAAGCTTAGGTATTGCGATGCCAAGGCGGGGGTGAATTCGGCGGCATCAGCGATTTCTTTTTTCCAGTTGTCGCGGGCCTGAATCTCCGGGTCTTGCCAGTTGTCCACAATATGCACCGGTGTGGTCAAGGCGGCGTAAAACGGCACTGAAAAATAATAGCTGCCGAGCATCATTACTTCGTCGCCGCTGCGCAAGTGTTGCTGAAGATAGTGCCCCAAGGGCTGCTCATGGCGCACTTTGGCCAACTGCAAGGTGGTGAGCAGGGCGGCGATGATGCACAGCAGTGCCGAAACGGCCACAATGGTGCCGGTATAAACGCGACCACCGCTTTGCCCTGCCACCACGCGCGCACGATGGCGCAGCACCAAGGCATCGGCGCACAAGTACACCAGCGGCAGCACAGCAGGCAGGATATAGCCCACCAATTTCGATTTGGGCAAGGAGAAAAACAGGATAATCACCGCCGCCCAAATCCACATCAGCCAGCGCATATCGGCATGGGGCGTGCCCGTATTAAGGCTGCCTGCGCGGATGCTGCGCCATAGCGGATAAGCAAACGGCAGCAGAAACAGCGCCAACAAGGCCGAATAAAACCACCATGGGTGCATATTATTGAAGCCGCTTTTGGCAAAGCGCTCGAAATGCTGCACCACAAAGAAATAATGGAAAAAATCAGGATAGCGCTGCTGCATCGCCCACAGCCACGGCACCACCAAGGCCAACAACACCAACCAGCCGCGCCCGCTCAGCAACAGCTTGGGCAGCCATTTAAGCTGGCGTGTGGCCGCCAGCCAGCACAGCAAGGCCAGTGCCGGCAGCACCAAGCCAATCAGCCCTTTGGCCAGAAAGCCCAGCCCGGCAAAGGCATACGCCCACGCCAACACGGTTTGGTAACGCCCGCCGTTGCGCAATAAAAACACACTGTGCGCCAGCAGCACCAAGGTGGCGGTAATCATGCCCGCCACCAGCATATCCAAATTGGCATACTGGGCGCCGCCGAACACCAACGGCTGCACCAGCGCCAGCAGCAAAAACAGCCGCGCGGTCGGCACATCTTGCCGTTGGCGCACCCATGCATACACGGCGGCAATGCCCACGGTGGCTCCAATCACCGGCGCCAGCCGCCCCACCCATTCGTGCAAACCGAACACCTTTAATCCGGCCGCAGTAATCCAGTAAAACAAAGGCGGTTTGTGGAAATAAGGAAAGCCGTTTAGCGTGGGGGTAATCCAGTTGCCGCTGCGCAGCATTTCCCACGCCACACCCACATAGCGCCCCTCATCCGGCACCAGCAAAGGGCGGAACGGCGTCCACAGCAGCAGCCACGCCAAAATCAGTACCACCACCCAAACCAAGTGGGCGGCACTCAACCGCCTTGTAGCAGAATTTCCCAGCCGCATCATCAGCCCCTGTTTGTTTGATTGGATGTAGGCCATACACCACCGCCCCAATACCACACCACACTGCTGGCCACCAGCGCCACCAGCAAGGAGCCCACCATATCCAACGGATAATGCACGCCCACATAAATCCGCGCCCAAGCTTCGATGAGCCCTAATACGACCAAGCCCAAGCCCAAACGGCGCGTGCGTACAAACCCGCATAAAGGCAGCACCAGCGCCCAGTAAAAAGTGAGGTGGCGGCTGGGAAATGAAGATGTGTCGTGCTGCCCCACCACTGTTTGCCCCAAGCCCAGTATAAACGGGCGCGGATGGTAGTAAAGCTTGCCAATCACATAAGCCAATACCAGCGCCACCGCACAACTGCCCAGCAGTTTCAGCCACAGCTTGGGCTGTTTGGTGGCCAGCAGATACGCCGTTAAGCCCAGCCCCACCACCCAGTTAAAATATTGCGCCAGAAAAACCGCCGCTAGCCGCACGACATCGGCATCACCTTCTTTTGCATTGATTAGCAAAAACAAACTTTTATTCAGGTCATCCAACATGATTTTCTCCGCCGGCGCACGCAGCCCGGCTTGATTGGCAAGGTGCGCAGTGTACACCGCCAAACCTTACCTATTTCTTAAAATTTACAGTTGCACACAGATTAAAAATTAATTTTTTTGATTTTTAAGGTTTTTATCTGCATCAACATAATCCAATCAATACCGCAGCGGCCATTTGGCAAACCGATATATAATGCCCGCCAGATTCAGCCTCTCTTTATTTGATGCGCATTTGTTTTGCAGGGAATCCTTATGTCTGTCCATGTTCTGGTTTTACAGCACCCGCAACTGCCCGGCTGCAATTTAGGCTGCCTGAAGCCTTGGTTTGCGCAGCTGCCCGCCTTGGTTTTCGACAACACCGTGTTGCGCATGCCCGTGGCTGCCAATTTTGCACTGCCTGAGGCCGTTCAGGCAGCCTTGCAGGCGCAAGCCATCGATTGGGCGGTGCTGCCGGACAAAGCATTTGGTGATTTTGGCCTACTGGTGAGCGACATGGATTCCACGCTGATTACGATTGAATGCGTGGATGAGATTGCCGCCGGGGTGGGTTTAAAAGAGCAAGTGGCGGCGATTACCGAGCGCTCGATGCGCGGCGAGCTGGATTTTGCCCAATCGTTGCGCCAGCGTGTGGCCTTGCTGCAAGGGCTGCCTGAAAGCGAGTTGGCGCGGGTATATGATGAAGTATTGCAATTGTCGCCCGGTGCCGAATACCTGCTGGCCGAATGCCGGCGGCACGGGGTGAAGTTTATGCTGGTGTCCGGCGGCTTTACCTATTTCACCGAGCGCCTGCGCCACGATTTAGGGCTGAATTATGCCTACGCCAACACCTTGCTGATGAATAACGGCCACCTGAGTGGCACACTGGGCGGCCGCCTGATAGACGCACAAGCCAAAGCCGATTTGCTGGCCGAATACGCCGACAAACTGGGCTTAAGCCGCGCGCAAACCTTGGCCATGGGCGACGGCGCCAACGACATCCCCATGCTCGCAGCCGCCGGCATCGGCATAGCCTATCATGCCAAGCCCAAAACCGAGGCCGCTGCCGATGTGTCAGTGCGCTTCGGCGGCTTGGATGCGGTGCGCAAATGGTTTCGGCCTTAAATGCCTTTAATAGCTGAGGTAACGCAATTATTGATTAAAGGCTGCCTGAAACCCACATGGATTGCCCAATACCGTTTGACAATGAACCACCACTTTACCTTTCAGGCAGCCTTGGCCACGCAATAACCCCATTTCAATAAACCCAAAAGCCACTGCCAACACACAGCAGCGTTTAATTTCTCACCGATTCAAACCAACAAAAATAAACATTTATTTCCATCGTCATTTTTTAATCTAGCTAAATCGCGCCGATTTACCGCCATACACACCCGCATCGGTTTTCTTTTCGGTTCAATAACGAAGATAGCCGCATTTTGCACCTGCAACATGCCATTGTGCTTATCCAAACCAACACTTGCTTTACAATTTCCTTACAATGTATAGTAATGCGGTTGGCGATTCGCAGGTGCGGTTGCCGTAAACGTTTTTATGGTTACACAAATACACTCAAGGGAGTTACCATGCAAAAACCGTTATTCAAACTCAGCGCACTGGCCGCCGTGGCCTTAGGTCTGGCCGCCTGCGGTGGTGGCGACAAGCAGGCCGCACAAAGCGGCAGCCAGCCGGCCACCACCCAGGCACAAAGCGGCAAAAATCTGATTTACTGCTCTGAAGGCAGCCCGGCCGGTTTCGACCCCGCCCAATACACCTCCGGCACCGACTTTGACGCCAGCTCCTACCCGATTTACAACGGCTTGGTTGAATTTAAACGCGGTGAAACCGACATCCATCCGGCACTGGCCGAAAAATGGGACATCAGCGACGATGGCAAAACCTACACCTTCCATCTGCGCCAAGG contains:
- the serB gene encoding phosphoserine phosphatase SerB — its product is MSVHVLVLQHPQLPGCNLGCLKPWFAQLPALVFDNTVLRMPVAANFALPEAVQAALQAQAIDWAVLPDKAFGDFGLLVSDMDSTLITIECVDEIAAGVGLKEQVAAITERSMRGELDFAQSLRQRVALLQGLPESELARVYDEVLQLSPGAEYLLAECRRHGVKFMLVSGGFTYFTERLRHDLGLNYAYANTLLMNNGHLSGTLGGRLIDAQAKADLLAEYADKLGLSRAQTLAMGDGANDIPMLAAAGIGIAYHAKPKTEAAADVSVRFGGLDAVRKWFRP
- a CDS encoding phosphatase PAP2 family protein translates to MYTAHLANQAGLRAPAEKIMLDDLNKSLFLLINAKEGDADVVRLAAVFLAQYFNWVVGLGLTAYLLATKQPKLWLKLLGSCAVALVLAYVIGKLYYHPRPFILGLGQTVVGQHDTSSFPSRHLTFYWALVLPLCGFVRTRRLGLGLVVLGLIEAWARIYVGVHYPLDMVGSLLVALVASSVVWYWGGGVWPTSNQTNRG
- a CDS encoding ArnT family glycosyltransferase, whose product is MSAAHLVWVVVLILAWLLLWTPFRPLLVPDEGRYVGVAWEMLRSGNWITPTLNGFPYFHKPPLFYWITAAGLKVFGLHEWVGRLAPVIGATVGIAAVYAWVRQRQDVPTARLFLLLALVQPLVFGGAQYANLDMLVAGMITATLVLLAHSVFLLRNGGRYQTVLAWAYAFAGLGFLAKGLIGLVLPALALLCWLAATRQLKWLPKLLLSGRGWLVLLALVVPWLWAMQQRYPDFFHYFFVVQHFERFAKSGFNNMHPWWFYSALLALFLLPFAYPLWRSIRAGSLNTGTPHADMRWLMWIWAAVIILFFSLPKSKLVGYILPAVLPLVYLCADALVLRHRARVVAGQSGGRVYTGTIVAVSALLCIIAALLTTLQLAKVRHEQPLGHYLQQHLRSGDEVMMLGSYYFSVPFYAALTTPVHIVDNWQDPEIQARDNWKKEIADAAEFTPALASQYLSLPAQLLPAVCTGAPKWLIAGQSTAEQYPLLQSQAPVFEYQGQAIWHIVPGQTSACG